A region of the Phaseolus vulgaris cultivar G19833 chromosome 11, P. vulgaris v2.0, whole genome shotgun sequence genome:
attaaaagtatataagttttattttaatatttttatagaaaGGGAGGAAATTTaaggaaaataattaaaatttagagCATTGctgttattgttattatatcAAGCTTTCAATTTTCTGATGAAGAATGTATATCAAATATCacaataacttttattattacttCGATTGTAATGATTTGAATCCCCGTCGCATGAaaggatttatttatttttacaaagtACTAAATACTtagtatttttataattaaatataactaTTAAATTATGCAATATTATATGACTAGttatacataaaaattaaatattcataaatatattatataataattttcatttttttatattctataaAGTTCATCAGACATGAAAATGATGTTTAGataaaacattatttaatttttaaattacataaatttataagCGTAACTACTgaatcaaaattattaaaaaatttaatattcataaaGAGAATTAAGTGAATTATATTCATCTCCCTAAGGTTTTCCTAGATGCATATAATCTAGTGATTTTTAGCATTTACAACAATGTCCCaaacattatatttttaaaaaacataagaaaatattaatgtaATGGATAAATACCAAATTTAATCTATAACTAGTATTAGTAATAttttgaaaagataaaaaaaagttaacttgaaaacataaacaaatatGGTGAAtgtatttttatgtaatttagTCTAAAAGTTATTTAGTGAAGGGAGTTTTTACTTTATATATACTTATCTAGAATGAGTATAACTGGAAAGTCTCACATAGTCGAGATAATTTATAGTTAAAGATAGTAtataaacaaatacaaatttcATCTCATAAACTGATTATAAAGATTGaataaaacttataattcattaaatagatataaatctcatcttataaattagttttataagatttaatttCAAAGTTTCCTTCTTAATTCTAATAATAGTGAAAGAGACTCATTTAACCTGATATTTACTTGATGAATGTCCGTTTTAAGGAGGTGAAAAAGCTCGACCTATAAAAAGCAATCATGAAAGTCAGttcttatatttttacaattttatatatttgtgagTACGAAGGAAGATGGAGTCTGCATGCATGTTTGTCCTTTTTAAAATGAGTGGTGATAATTTGACACCCAATGCACTAAATAAGATTCATTTTATgtcttattattttaaaaaatactcctATTATATAAGTAATCCAACACTTAAAACGTTGTAATCTGCAACAAAGGAAAAATGGGATgtcaaaaaatcatttttctttttgaatagCAACTTGAAGAAGATTGGATGGATGAATAGGGTGATGGTTATCTTCACCAACCTTTTCTAGCCAGGCTGTTCAAAGCTTGGGTGTACATTTGTGAATTATTGGAACCCTATTAAATGTTGAAAAatctatattaattatttcaagCAAGGAACAAAGCTATATCGATCAAATTAATGCTGAAATAATAACCAAATAAAACCAATGCTCAACAAACTAAAACCTTCTGCATGTTCTTAATAGCAGCAGATGCTTCATTGCCATCAACTGCATCATCTATGTCAACCCCATTAACATTAGGTTCCTCAGACTCTTCTTCCTGCTTAGTCATCAGACAACCAATATAGGACCCAGTCACACAGAAGTCTCACTCCATTGGCCCAATTGAGCAGAGCcaaaacttagatattaaacTAACACTAAAAtcatcatgaaataaaaatcaatttttaaaaaccaaaataattagttgcaatagtaactaaattaaagatcattttaaaaactaaaaaaaatagtttttacattagtttattttattgttacatagtttctaaattgatatctaattagcagtcaaagtttttgctaccaaatttagaaactaaataattggtagttaaaaccttggttgctaataatttggaaactatttaacaacaatagaaactaatttagaaccaaattttttttcgtttctaaaatggtctctaatttgacatctaattagcaaccaatgtttttgctaccaaatttagaaactaaataattggtagttaaaaccttggttgctaataatttagaaactatttaacaataatataaactaatttagaaaccaattttttcttttagtttttaaaagggtttctaatttagttactattgcaactaattattttagtatctaaaaattagtttctatttcttggttttcttgtagtgtaagaaTTCAGATTAACTAAAAAAAGAACACCTTCAGAAGTTTGCCACTTGATTTGCAAAGCTGCAGTAAGAAGTCATGATATAATACTGTCAGCTTCGTTTGCCTATAATTTTGCTTGTATGCCATGGCATAAAAATGTTCTGTATCAACTACTACAGCTCCTATCAGAGATGCAGAATGATCATATGATTGGCAAACTTAGGATATTTTCATCAAACCAACACATGAATACAAAAGGACACACTTAGTTTGAAACTAGAATATCAATCTATGATGGTTCAGGAGTCCTAAAAATGACAATAGAATATCACGTGAGCAAATAAAAGCTATGATGGTTCAGGAGATGCCAGGTTGAAACTAACTTCATCTCACTCAAGTATACTATCACATATCACCAATGGATAGCCACCATTCTGACAAATCAACAAGGGAGAAGAAACAAAATTGACCACCATCATATTTTAATAACATCAAAGTTTTTTAACAGAATAACTACTGTGTCGTTTACCTGAATATAAGCAGAAGGTAACATACCACACCCTTTAACCTTTAACACAACATCTGTTTCAGAATCCTTGTTGTGGTAGACTACACCTGGACAATCAATCAAAAAGATTAGACTTTCGTTTCCCCTGGAATTGGAGCAACTTTGCAGGCCTTTTATAACATATAATTGGATACATGTTAGTCAAtttgttaaagtgattattccacaacaataatttaaaactaaacaaGATTAGTGATTCTATGCGTGCATTCATGTCCACATAAATGCATAAACAACAGCTTAAGCATTAAAGGAGATAGAAGTATTACATTCTTTGTACGCAAAGTGTTGATTACTGATGACTTCCCAACATTTGGATATCCAACAGATATTGCTTGCTTATCCCGTTTCAAACGTGCAAATTGTCTAAGTACAGATAGAAGAGAACCCTATGCACAATAATGACAAATAAGAAAATAGCACATAGCAGGAGATGCAGAATAGCTATATCAAGTTTCAGTTATATTTCTTTCATAAATTAACAAAATTGGCACATAAAGCAAACAAATTAAATGAAGATCAAGTGTATCAGAAATACTTTTCCAAAGGACTTGTTAATGTTTGCATGGAATGCCAGAGTTGGAAATTCTTTAGACAAAACTCTAAGCCATCCTTTTGTTGCCCAAGCAGGAACTAGATCACACTGAAAAGGGGGAAATAAAATTAAGCTTGCTTTAAGTCACATAATAGCAATATAGGGCACTTAACATGTTAGAGTAATGTTAAAAACAAATCATGCTGTCACTAACCTTGTTCAATAAAAGCACCATGTGTTTGTGCTTACAATTTTCCTTCAAATGCTTCTCTAAATGGTAACATCTTGTGCCTTGTGGATCCCTCGCATCTAGAACCTGCATTAGGATACATAAAGTATTCAAACTTTGAGGAAGAGAAGATGGATCTGTTGGACAACTTCAAGGACTTGTGTTCAAAGAAATCTGACCTACCATAGACCCTTTATCTAAACCAAGCACAAAAGGAACACAAAAAGAAAGTTGCtttaaaaatggaaaatattaaccaagacattttttcaaatttgaagtAAGACCTAAAAGTGACCTTACACTGACAGAGCAACATATCAGAAATGCCTATCATAGAGCACATTTTTTCTGTGGCACAATCATATCTAATTGAAACAAACACATGCACACCATTGCAGAAACATAGACACGAGAACATCTAAAGAAAAAGGAGATGCTACCTGTACAACAACATCAGAAGAATCTATCACTTTGTAAAGCTTACTTTGACCCTTTTCGAACATGGTATGTCACACTAAATCTCTAAATCCATCCCCATCATCAGCTTCTCCAGATGCACTAGAACCACGCTTCTGTTCAAAAACATCTGCAAAATACCATAGCAAAGAAGGAATGACAATAATCTCACACTAAGTAAAGCACAATTAATTTGTAGAAAGAAACTACAGATCACATAAAACAAGAATTAccacaaaataaacaaaaaaaagttactATTCAGTTTCAATTGAGTGAATATGTTAAGTGCACCATCATAAAACAACTAATAGACCAAGGGGTGCTTAGATAAGAAACAAAATctcaatttaataatataacttTCTAATTTCTACAAAAACATTTCCCATCTCCTGTTTTCTTAAGTGATCTGGTGAAATGTAGGACAGATAACTTTTAGAATAGTAAACTACTTTAGAAAAAGAGTTAACAAGACATAAATAAATAACCTTCTTTGTTCTTGAGATATACTTATTCGGAGAAACTTATGTAACCCTTATGAATTTTTTCActcaaaaatagtttttctcAGAACATACACACCAGCAAACAGGTTCTAAACTTTTAAAGATAACAACACAACCCCGTTGCTCATCCACCCTACAAATTCACAGAGAAAccatcctttcaccttcttctCTTGCTTCTACGCCATTGCAGTccaaagagaaagagagatgaGTTGGTTTCTTACCTTGTCAGTATCTACAGCAGTTTGGATATGACCTGGAATAGAGGATAGAATATGTAGTATGGTTTAGAGGTAGCAAAGTTACTTTTGATTAACATGATTTTGATCTCACTCTTATCTTGTAACTCTTCCTCTCTAAATCCCAGTATTAGTTTTGTATTTTAGCCTTCAAACACAAGTATTGTTATTGATATTGTACATTGCTGACATGTGTAATTTAACTCCTCTAACAAATCTAGAGAATCAA
Encoded here:
- the LOC137833377 gene encoding nuclear/nucleolar GTPase 2-like isoform X2, whose translation is MFEKGQSKLYKVIDSSDVVVQVLDARDPQGTRCYHLEKHLKENCKHKHMVLLLNKCDLVPAWATKGWLRVLSKEFPTLAFHANINKSFGKGSLLSVLRQFARLKRDKQAISVGYPNVGKSSVINTLRTKNV
- the LOC137833377 gene encoding nuclear/nucleolar GTPase 2-like isoform X1, coding for MFEKGQSKLYKVIDSSDVVVQVLDARDPQGTRCYHLEKHLKENCKHKHMVLLLNKCDLVPAWATKGWLRVLSKEFPTLAFHANINKSFGKGSLLSVLRQFARLKRDKQAISVGYPNVGKSSVINTLRTKNACKVAPIPGETKV